A DNA window from Brenneria izadpanahii contains the following coding sequences:
- a CDS encoding ABC transporter permease, translating into MIPWRLIWVDWRRLWPGVLVVVLLIAMATALSISVSLQERALRMGSAKAAERFDLVIGAPGSETQLVLSSVFLQPSALTLIPAQILDDLAKNPLVAWAAPIAFGDFYQGMPIVGTTAPLVTDNGKRRLAAGRVFNQNFEAVAGANTGLALGDTFSPVHGQIGTEGAHAHEGVSYTVVGILPADGSAWDKAILVPVNAVWLVHGIHPHEGEDGHDSHEADEHHEAGGERHDDDEVHHHEGEADHADEHSHPAGVPAIVVKPKTIAGAYQLRSLYRNNSTLAVFPGEVLVKLYSILGDIRELLVYISLGTQALVGVAVAMVAVIHLKQRQRQIGALRAFGAPRYGIFALIWCGLMSLVGAGVLLGVGVGYAAARAIAVVMSEKSGFVLPITLEREDVTFVLILLLVAAAVLTLPAMLAYRQSPATALRGE; encoded by the coding sequence ATGATCCCATGGCGTTTGATCTGGGTAGACTGGCGCCGATTGTGGCCCGGCGTGCTTGTCGTGGTGCTGTTGATTGCGATGGCCACGGCGTTGAGTATCTCCGTCAGCTTGCAGGAAAGGGCGCTGCGTATGGGAAGCGCCAAGGCGGCGGAGCGTTTTGATTTAGTCATCGGCGCGCCGGGAAGCGAAACCCAACTGGTGTTATCGTCGGTTTTTCTGCAACCTTCGGCGCTGACGCTGATCCCCGCGCAGATACTGGACGATCTGGCGAAAAATCCGCTGGTTGCCTGGGCGGCGCCGATAGCGTTCGGCGATTTCTATCAGGGGATGCCGATTGTCGGCACCACGGCGCCGCTGGTGACGGATAACGGCAAACGCCGACTGGCGGCCGGACGGGTATTCAACCAAAATTTTGAAGCGGTGGCGGGGGCGAATACCGGCCTGGCGCTGGGGGATACCTTTAGTCCCGTGCATGGGCAAATCGGCACGGAGGGCGCTCATGCGCATGAAGGGGTGAGTTATACCGTGGTGGGCATTTTACCCGCGGATGGCAGCGCATGGGATAAGGCGATTCTGGTGCCGGTGAATGCAGTCTGGCTGGTTCATGGCATTCATCCGCATGAGGGAGAAGACGGGCACGATAGCCATGAGGCGGATGAACATCATGAGGCAGGCGGCGAACGCCACGACGACGATGAAGTGCATCATCATGAAGGCGAAGCGGATCATGCGGATGAACATAGCCATCCGGCGGGCGTGCCGGCCATTGTGGTGAAACCCAAGACCATTGCCGGAGCCTATCAGCTGCGCTCACTGTACCGCAACAACTCGACGCTGGCGGTCTTCCCTGGTGAAGTTTTGGTGAAGCTCTATTCCATTCTGGGTGATATCAGGGAACTGCTGGTTTACATCTCGCTGGGCACTCAGGCGCTGGTTGGCGTGGCGGTGGCGATGGTGGCGGTGATCCATCTGAAACAGCGGCAAAGACAGATTGGCGCTCTGCGCGCATTCGGCGCGCCGCGTTACGGTATTTTCGCGCTTATCTGGTGCGGACTGATGTCGCTGGTCGGCGCCGGGGTGCTATTGGGGGTCGGCGTCGGCTATGCCGCCGCACGCGCTATCGCCGTGGTAATGAGCGAAAAAAGCGGTTTTGTGCTGCCCATTACGCTGGAGCGGGAGGACGTGACGTTCGTGCTGATTCTGTTACTGGTTGCCGCCGCGGTGCTGACGCTGCCCGCCATGCTGGCCTACCGTCAGTCGCCGGCGACGGCGCTGCGGGGGGAATAG